One genomic window of Silene latifolia isolate original U9 population unplaced genomic scaffold, ASM4854445v1 scaffold_240, whole genome shotgun sequence includes the following:
- the LOC141638959 gene encoding 17.6 kDa class I heat shock protein 3-like, which translates to MSIIPSFFGGRKTNVFDPLSLDLFDPFDGFLNSTLANVPSSARETSQFASTRVDWKETPEAHVFKVDLPGLKKEEIKVEVEEGRILQISGERSKEQEEKNDKWHRVERSSGKFLRRFRLPENTKMEEVKAGMENGVLTVTVPKVEQKKPEVKTIDITAA; encoded by the coding sequence ATGTCGATCATCCCGAGTTTCTTTGGTGGCCGAAAGACCAACGTCTTTGATCCACTCTCACTCGACTTGTTTGACCCATTTGATGGATTTCTCAACTCGACCTTAGCCAATGTACCCAGTTCTGCTCGCGAAACTTCCCAGTTCGCAAGCACCCGGGTAGACTGGAAGGAGACTCCGGAAGCCCATGTATTCAAAGTGGATCTTCCTGGGTTGAAGAAGGAAGAAATCAAAGTCGAGGTTGAAGAAGGAAGGATTTTACAGATCAGTGGTGAAAGGAGCAAGGAACAAGAGGAGAAGAATGATAAATGGCACCGTGTTGAGAGGAGCAGTGGAAAGTTCCTTCGTCGGTTCAGGCTCCCGGAGAATACTAAGATGGAAGAGGTTAAGGCTGGTATGGAGAATGGTGTGCTTACTGTGACTGTTCCGAAGGTTGAGCAGAAGAAACCTGAGGTCAAGACTATTGATATCACTGCTGCTTAA
- the LOC141638958 gene encoding uncharacterized protein LOC141638958: MLGVAAAADRRPQKNMSEIIFRCTVSAILGIFTHLALLSIPYFFGAFSLFFQIISSVAVVLIAVIVGQLVRRFLGVRASAPAFLIFHMIFIWLAYIIIIARTAAFSPFTNILFNVIYVFVLNGYFRMLFRDPGSLDISTEEASLPARVRYCKSCKAHILGFDHHCPAFGNCIGQKNHVLFMVLLVGFILLETLYTLIAYQWIKNEIHQASNTEIAKCLVVSTMIFSLVQVLWQLPFFMWHVYCVCFNIKSDEWINWRKYPEFHDTVRPSPSSSEIRFRNPYNKGIYSNLKSFLQL, translated from the exons ATGTTAGGGGTTGCTGCCGCTGCCGATCGCCGCCCTCAGAAAAACATGTCGGAGATAATTTTCCGGTGTACGGTGTCGGCAATTCTGGGCATCTTCACTCACCTTGCTCTACTTTCAATCCCTTATTTCTTCGGagctttttctctcttctttcagATTATCTCCTCAG TTGCGGTTGTGTTAATTGCTGTAATAGTCGGACAATTAGTGAGACGCTTTCTCGGTGTTCGCGCTTCAGCTCCGGCCTTTTTAATCTTCCATATGATTTTCATATGGCTCGCTTACATCATCATCATTGCTCGAACAG CTGCTTTTTCACCATTTACGAACATCCTGTTCAACGTGATTTACGTATTCGTTCTCAATGGATATTTCAG GATGCTCTTTAGGGATCCTGGCAGCTTGGACATCTCAACAGAAGAG GCTTCATTGCCAGCAAGGGTGCGATATTGTAAGAGTTGCAAAGCCCATATTCTGGGATTTGATCACCATTGCCCTGCTTTTGGGAATTGTATAG GACAGAAGAATCATGTCCTATTCATGGTGCTTTTGGTTGGATTTATATTGTTGGAGACTTTATACACACTAATTGCTTACCAGT GGATAAAAAATGAGATCCACCAAGCGAGTAACACTGAG ATTGCTAAATGCTTGGTCGTAAGCACAATGATCTTTTCCTTGGTCCAAGTGCTATGGCAG CTGCCTTTTTTCATGTGGCACGTCTATTGTGTGTGCTTCAACATAAAGTCTGATGAGTGG ATAAATTGGAGAAAATATCCAGAATTCCATGACACTGTTCGGCCAA GTCCATCCTCATCtgaaattaggtttaggaatcCATATAACAAAGGAATCTACTCCAACCTGAAAAGTTTCCTGCAATTGTAA
- the LOC141638960 gene encoding uncharacterized protein LOC141638960 — protein MSGVAAAADEHRRRESWSELIFRCIVSAILGFSTHLALLSILHFFGALSIHFLIIFSVGVLLIAITVGQFVRQFFGVHASPPAVLAFNIICMWIAFISVIAEAQEVYSPLLYILFNGVFALVLNSFFRMLFRDDSTKED, from the exons ATGTCAGGGGTTGCTGCCGCCGCCGACGAGCACCGCCGCCGTGAAAGCTGGTCGGAGTTAATTTTCAGGTGTATTGTCTCAGCAATCTTGGGCTTCTCCACTCACCTTGCTCTACTCTCAATTCTTCACTTTTTCGGAGCTCTGTCTATCCACTTTCTGATTATCTTCTCAG TTGGGGTGCTGTTAATTGCTATAACTGTCGGACAATTTGTGAGGCAATTTTTCGGCGTTCATGCTTCTCCTCCCGCGGTCCTTGCGTTCAATATAATCTGTATGTGGATCGCATTCATCAGCGTCATCGCCGAAGCTCAAGAAG TTTATTCACCACTACTATACATCCTGTTCAACGGGGTGTTCGCATTGGTTCTCAATTCATTTTTCAG AATGCTGTTTCGAGATGACTCAACTAAAGAG GATTGA
- the LOC141638961 gene encoding U-box domain-containing protein 13-like: protein MEDEKGGKELVLKEIIAKINEISLFTVYRPTVKKEYSNLARRLKLLIPMFEEIKESDHPLSNDVVSSLVDFSRFVSVALDLLRFGSNGSKIFLALEREQVMAKFHEVTSNLEQALDGISYENLDISDEVKEQVELVISQFKRAKERVEAPDNELYEDLLTLYESSNDATVDPSLLRRVGEKLQLLKLDDLTQESVALTEMIASNGELDEKIEKMYNLLRKVKGFAQTENPDMESSTEETSLSTGCSGQTPAVGRSKSLIIPDDFRCPISLELMKDPVIVSSGQTYERSCIEKWIAAGHNTCPKTQQTLQNSSLTPNYVLRSLIAQWCEANGVDPPMRPGPTRPSRSPSACSLAERSKIEELLQKLHYGNPEDQRAAAGEIRLLAKRNADNRVAIAEAGAIPLLVGLLSTADSRTQEHAVTALLNLSICDDNKGSIINSGAVPGIVHVLKKGSMEARENAAATLFSLSVVDENKATIGSSGAISPLVLLLSEGNQRGKKDAATALFNLCIYQGNKGRAIRAGIVPILMRLLTETSGAMLDESLAILAIISSHPDGKAAIGSADALPVLVEVIGNGSPRNKENAAAVLVHLCSGDSSYLAAAQELGITAYLLEMAQTGTERGRRKAQQLLERINRYTEQQKQVLVTVEAEGHEPTVADS, encoded by the exons ATGGAGGATGAAAAAGGTGGTAAAGAATTGGTGTTAAAAGAAATAATCGCGAAAATCAATGAAATATCGTTGTTTACGGTTTACCGTCCTACGGTTAAAAAAGAGTACAGTAATTTAGCAAGGAGATTAAAGTTGTTAATCCCAATGTTTGAGGAAATTAAGGAGAGTGATCATCCTTTGTCTAACGACGTCGTTTCATCTCTTGTTGATTTCAGCCGTTTTGTTTCTGTTGCTCTAGATTTGCTCCGGTTTGGCTCCAATGGCAGCAAGATTTTTCTG GCCCTTGAGAGAGAGCAGGTTATGGCTAAGTTTCATGAAGTTACTTCTAATTTGGAGCAAGCTTTGGATGGAATATCATACGAGAATCTTGATATCTCTGATGAAGTCAAGGAACAG GTTGAGCTCGTGATATCTCAGTTTAAAAGAGCCAAGGAAAGGGTCGAGGCACCTGATAATGAGCTCTATGAGGATCTCTTGACTCTTTATGAGAGCAGCAATGACGCTACTGTTGATCCAAGTTTGTTAAGAAGAGTTGGTGAAAAACTGCAGCTTTTGAAACTTGATGATCTTACACAGGAGTCTGTGGCTCTAACTGAGATGATTGCGTCTAATGGAGAACTCGATGAGAAGATAGAGAAGATGTATAATCTTCTAAGGAAAGTTAAAGGTTTTGCTCAGACTGAAAACCCAGATATGGAGTCTTCTACCGAAGAAACGAGTCTTTCAACTGGCTGTAGCGGGCAAACGCCCGCTGTTGGGAGATCCAAGTCTCTTATTATACCAGATGACTTCCGCTGTCCAATCTCCTTGGAGCTAATGAAAGACCCAGTCATTGTTTCAAGTGGACAG ACCTATGAACGTTCATGCATCGAGAAATGGATAGCAGCAGGGCACAACACTTGCCCAAAGACACAACAAACCCTCCAGAACTCTTCTCTCACCCCTAACTATGTCCTACGAAGCCTTATAGCACAGTGGTGTGAAGCAAATGGGGTAGACCCACCCATGCGACCCGGCCCGACCCGACCAAGCAGGAGCCCATCTGCCTGCTCACTTGCAGAACGTTCCAAGATCGAGGAACTCCTCCAAAAGCTCCATTATGGCAACCCGGAGGACCAGCGAGCAGCAGCTGGTGAAATCCGGCTTCTGGCAAAACGAAATGCGGATAATCGTGTTGCCATTGCCGAGGCAGGTGCCATTCCACTACTTGTGGGCCTGCTGTCAACAGCTGACTCACGCACGCAAGAGCATGCTGTCACCGCTCTTCTTAATCTTTCCATATGTGATGATAACAAAGGAAGCATCATTAACTCGGGGGCTGTTCCCGGCATTGTTCACGTGCTTAAGAAAGGTAGCATGGAAGCAAGAGAAAATGCGGCTGCAACCCTGTTCAGCCTATCAGTTGTGGATGAAAATAAGGCCACAATTGGTTCTTCGGGTGCCATTTCTCCTCTTGTCTTGTTGCTTAGTGAGGGTAACCAAAGAGGGAAGAAAGATGCGGCTACCGCACTTTTTAACCTTTGCATTTATCAAGGGAATAAAGGCAGGGCTATAAGAGCCGGAATCGTGCCTATATTAATGCGGCTTCTAACTGAGACCAGTGGGGCCATGCTGGATGAGTCGTTGGCGATACTGGCAATAATATCAAGCCACCCTGATGGAAAAGCAGCCATAGGATCGGCAGATGCATTGCCAGTCTTAGTAGAAGTGATTGGAAATGGATCCCCCAGAAACAAAGAGAATGCAGCTGCTGTTTTGGTGCATCTTTGTTCAGGAGATAGTAGCTACCTTGCAGCAGCCCAAGAGCTTGGAATTACAGCCTATTTGCTTGAAATGGCCCAAACTGGCACTGAAAGAGGCAGAAGAAAAGCTCAACAATTACTTGAGCGGATAAACCGGTACACCGAACAGCAGAAGCAGGTCTTGGTGACAGTTGAGGCTGAGGGACACGAGCCTACTGTAGCTGACAGCTGA